The following coding sequences lie in one Verrucomicrobiia bacterium genomic window:
- a CDS encoding LamG-like jellyroll fold domain-containing protein gives MMISALLRQRPHLWTGLMAGALLAWLPRPAAAWQLKTAPLLTDWAQLVDTNAPLPEYPRPQMVRAQWLNLNGLWQFQAGAANDSVPTHQTLAGDILVPYPMESALSGVMQHYDRAWYRRTFTVPPDWQGQHLLLHLDAVDWEAEVFVNGQSVGLHHGGYDAFTYDITPYLNGTGPQELIVRVYDPTDGAGEPRGKQTLYPGGIMYTPTSGIWQSVWLEPVPATRIASFHAVPDIDNQRLTVTVNVAGPTNGISVQAVARIGTNLVSTVSGAPGASLILPVPNPNLWSPTNPFLYDLDLTLANGPTQVDAVTSYFGMRKISLGTVNGFVKMLLNNSFVFQFGPLDQGFWPDGIYRAPTDDALKSDIEQEKTLGFNMIRKHIKVEPARWYYWADKLGMLVWQDMPSANSYTGNPQPLDVPEFESELLRMVTNHWNHPAIIMWVIFNESQGQHDTESLVSEIKSLDPSRLVNQASGGSYYGVGDILDWHSYPNPACPTSSNQAVVCGEFGGVGLGITNHTWASGWGYVGATDGNDLAAKFEDFCFQLSDFVQNHGLSAAVYTQTTDVETELNGLLTYDRKVRKPDADRIRAAVFSASAAVTQTTVLPTSQTAGQTWKYTTGTPGANWYASNYNDAAWSSGQAGFGANNPPNTTGLIRTTWNTADIWLRRNFNPGSLTAQQISNLFFTVYHDEDVEIYVNGVLAGSASGYTTSYTLLPVNAAGRAALVPNANNVLAVHCHQTGGGQYIDVGLTVRQSTVNNPARPAPPKPTGLRAALGSLGVSLGWNSAMDAIRYRLKRATVSGGPYTDVVATPPVNSATDTTTVGGTTYYYVVSAMNASGESADSDEVSITAPYAVPPSPVAWLKADALTGLANGAPVSTWPDVSGRGFDALQTTSSQKPTYLAAALNGLPAVHFNGTSSNYLALSRPVEDDFTILCVYRSSQGIGTGTQFYQGAGLVNGEVSGVAGDFGLSLNTNGYVLAGTGAPDTTIASSSSGFNNGLPHLVTFRRQRSGGVLELYVDGTVQGTATGGTQSLTAPTQLVLGAQQTLVNFLTGDLAEVKIFAAALTPADRTAEENALLCKYGIGSGAPPAAPQDLRGTPGNRQVSLDWLPAAGASGYKLNWSASPAGPYTQVIGNLTTTSFTDTNAVVGATNYYKVAAYSPCGTGSNSAVVAVLLPLPALTVGTAGGSLTFTWPDWANDWGLYSATNLAPPVIWSLVTNPPVTSNGFLSVTLLPSAAAQFFRLVGP, from the coding sequence ATGATGATCTCTGCATTGTTGCGGCAACGCCCGCACCTTTGGACCGGATTGATGGCGGGCGCCCTGCTCGCCTGGCTGCCCCGTCCCGCCGCCGCCTGGCAATTGAAAACCGCGCCGCTGCTGACGGATTGGGCGCAACTGGTCGATACCAACGCGCCGTTGCCCGAGTATCCCCGGCCCCAGATGGTCCGCGCCCAGTGGCTGAACCTGAACGGGCTCTGGCAATTCCAGGCGGGCGCGGCGAACGATTCGGTGCCGACCCATCAGACGCTCGCGGGCGACATTCTCGTGCCCTACCCGATGGAGTCCGCCTTGTCGGGCGTCATGCAGCATTACGACCGTGCCTGGTATCGCCGCACGTTCACGGTTCCACCGGACTGGCAGGGGCAACACCTCCTGCTGCATCTCGACGCCGTGGATTGGGAGGCGGAAGTGTTCGTCAACGGCCAGAGCGTTGGACTGCATCACGGCGGCTACGATGCCTTCACGTATGACATCACGCCGTATCTGAATGGCACTGGACCGCAGGAGTTGATTGTCCGCGTCTACGATCCCACGGATGGCGCCGGTGAACCGCGCGGCAAGCAAACCTTGTATCCCGGCGGCATCATGTATACGCCGACGAGCGGCATCTGGCAGTCCGTCTGGCTCGAGCCTGTGCCCGCCACCCGCATCGCCAGCTTTCACGCGGTGCCCGACATCGACAATCAGCGGTTGACGGTGACCGTCAATGTGGCCGGTCCGACGAACGGGATTTCGGTGCAGGCCGTGGCCCGCATCGGCACCAACCTCGTGAGCACCGTGTCCGGCGCACCCGGTGCCAGCCTCATCCTGCCCGTGCCGAACCCGAATCTGTGGAGTCCGACCAATCCGTTTCTTTACGACCTCGATCTCACGCTCGCGAACGGCCCGACACAGGTGGATGCGGTGACGAGCTACTTCGGCATGCGCAAAATCAGCCTCGGCACCGTCAACGGCTTCGTAAAGATGCTGCTGAACAATTCGTTCGTCTTTCAATTCGGACCCCTCGACCAGGGTTTCTGGCCGGACGGCATCTACCGCGCGCCCACCGATGACGCGCTCAAAAGCGACATCGAACAGGAAAAAACGCTCGGCTTTAACATGATCCGGAAACACATCAAGGTGGAACCGGCGCGCTGGTATTATTGGGCGGACAAACTCGGCATGCTCGTGTGGCAGGACATGCCCAGCGCGAATTCCTACACCGGCAATCCGCAGCCGCTCGACGTGCCGGAATTCGAGAGTGAATTGCTGCGCATGGTCACCAATCACTGGAATCACCCGGCCATCATCATGTGGGTAATTTTCAACGAATCGCAGGGCCAGCACGACACGGAATCGCTCGTCAGCGAAATCAAAAGTCTTGATCCGTCGCGCCTGGTCAACCAGGCCAGCGGCGGCAGTTACTACGGCGTCGGCGACATTCTGGACTGGCACAGCTATCCAAATCCCGCGTGCCCGACCAGTTCCAACCAGGCGGTCGTTTGCGGCGAATTTGGCGGCGTCGGCCTGGGCATCACCAATCACACCTGGGCGTCAGGCTGGGGTTATGTGGGCGCGACAGACGGCAATGACCTGGCGGCCAAATTCGAGGACTTCTGCTTTCAACTTTCCGACTTCGTGCAGAATCATGGCCTGAGCGCCGCCGTTTACACGCAGACGACCGACGTCGAAACGGAGTTGAACGGCCTGTTGACTTACGACCGCAAGGTGCGCAAGCCCGACGCGGATCGCATCCGCGCCGCAGTCTTCTCGGCCAGTGCTGCCGTCACCCAGACCACGGTGCTCCCAACGTCGCAAACCGCCGGCCAAACGTGGAAATACACGACCGGCACACCCGGCGCGAACTGGTATGCGAGCAACTACAACGACGCAGCGTGGTCATCAGGCCAGGCCGGTTTCGGGGCGAACAATCCGCCCAACACCACGGGATTGATTCGCACGACGTGGAACACCGCCGACATCTGGCTGCGCCGGAACTTCAATCCGGGCAGCCTGACCGCGCAACAAATCAGCAACCTTTTCTTCACCGTCTATCACGACGAGGACGTGGAGATTTATGTGAACGGCGTTCTTGCCGGCAGCGCCTCGGGTTACACGACCAGTTACACCCTGCTCCCCGTGAACGCCGCCGGCCGGGCCGCACTCGTGCCGAACGCGAACAACGTGCTCGCCGTTCACTGCCATCAAACCGGCGGCGGCCAATACATCGACGTGGGCCTCACCGTGCGACAAAGCACCGTCAACAATCCCGCCCGGCCCGCGCCGCCGAAACCGACCGGCCTGCGGGCCGCGTTGGGTTCGCTCGGCGTTTCGCTCGGCTGGAACTCGGCCATGGACGCCATCCGCTACCGCCTCAAACGTGCGACCGTCAGCGGCGGGCCTTACACCGATGTCGTGGCCACGCCTCCGGTCAACAGCGCCACCGACACCACCACGGTGGGCGGCACGACCTACTATTACGTCGTCTCCGCCATGAATGCATCTGGCGAAAGCGCCGATTCCGACGAAGTCAGCATCACCGCGCCCTACGCGGTTCCGCCCAGTCCGGTGGCATGGCTGAAGGCCGACGCCTTGACCGGCCTCGCCAACGGCGCGCCGGTTTCCACGTGGCCGGACGTCAGCGGCCGTGGCTTTGATGCCCTGCAAACCACTTCCAGTCAGAAACCAACCTATCTCGCCGCGGCCCTCAACGGCCTGCCCGCAGTGCATTTCAACGGCACCAGCAGCAACTACCTCGCGCTCTCGCGACCGGTGGAAGACGATTTCACCATTCTCTGTGTTTACCGCAGCAGTCAGGGCATCGGCACCGGCACCCAGTTCTATCAAGGCGCGGGACTGGTTAATGGCGAGGTCTCCGGGGTCGCGGGCGATTTTGGGCTGAGCCTCAACACGAACGGTTACGTGCTGGCCGGCACCGGCGCGCCCGACACGACCATCGCCTCCAGCAGTTCCGGCTTCAACAACGGCCTGCCCCACTTGGTGACCTTCCGGCGCCAGCGCAGCGGCGGCGTGCTCGAACTCTATGTCGATGGCACCGTGCAAGGCACGGCCACCGGCGGCACGCAATCCCTGACCGCGCCGACGCAACTCGTGCTCGGCGCGCAGCAAACCCTGGTCAACTTTCTGACCGGTGATCTTGCCGAAGTGAAAATTTTCGCCGCCGCCCTGACGCCCGCGGACCGCACGGCCGAAGAAAACGCCCTGCTCTGCAAATACGGCATCGGATCGGGTGCGCCACCCGCCGCGCCGCAGGATTTGCGCGGCACGCCCGGCAATCGCCAGGTTTCCCTCGACTGGCTGCCTGCCGCCGGCGCCAGCGGCTACAAACTGAACTGGTCCGCCAGCCCCGCCGGTCCCTACACGCAAGTCATCGGCAACCTCACCACCACCAGCTTCACCGACACCAACGCCGTCGTCGGCGCCACCAATTACTATAAGGTCGCCGCCTACAGCCCCTGCGGCACCGGCAGCAATTCAGCGGTCGTCGCGGTGCTTTTGCCGCTGCCCGCCCTGACCGTCGGCACGGCTGGCGGTTCGCTCACGTTCACCTGGCCCGATTGGGCGAACGACTGGGGCCTCTATTCGGCCACCAACCTGGCGCCGCCCGTAATCTGGTCGCTCGTAACGAATCCTCCCGTCACCTCCAACGGATTCCTCAGCGTGACGCTGCTGCCCAGCGCCGCGGCGCAGTTTTTTCGCCTCGTCGGCCCTTGA
- a CDS encoding shikimate dehydrogenase, which translates to MSDISVINASTRLCAVFGHPIRHSASPAMQNAAFAQLGLNWCYVACDVRPEELRAALLGAKSMQFSGLNLTVPHKLLALDMVDVLDESARNWGAVNTIRFEGRDKSGTWMPLDQFAETPPEKVRSLGFNTDADAITRAVRESLGMELEGKRVLVIGAGGAGRVAALKLAAENVGELYLVNRTESKAATVAAEIRRRHLRMKVQLGYPRGDIDLAINATSLGLLPGDALPWDGRQFSLRQAHAVYDMIYRPAETPFLAAAKAGGSKTANGLEMLLYQGAAAFELWTGHRAPLNVMRAALEANIYGT; encoded by the coding sequence GTGTCAGACATCTCGGTCATCAACGCCAGCACGCGCCTCTGCGCGGTGTTCGGCCATCCCATCCGCCATTCCGCGTCGCCCGCAATGCAGAACGCCGCGTTTGCCCAGCTGGGATTGAACTGGTGTTACGTGGCGTGTGACGTCCGGCCGGAGGAATTGCGGGCGGCGTTGCTGGGCGCCAAATCGATGCAGTTCTCCGGACTGAATCTCACCGTGCCGCACAAGCTTCTCGCGCTGGACATGGTGGATGTGCTCGACGAATCCGCGCGCAACTGGGGAGCCGTGAACACCATTCGCTTCGAAGGCCGGGACAAGAGCGGCACGTGGATGCCGCTGGATCAATTCGCCGAGACGCCGCCGGAGAAGGTGCGTTCGCTCGGCTTCAACACCGACGCCGATGCGATTACCCGGGCGGTGCGTGAGTCGTTGGGCATGGAACTTGAAGGAAAGCGCGTGTTGGTGATTGGCGCGGGCGGCGCCGGTCGCGTGGCGGCGTTGAAGCTGGCGGCGGAGAATGTTGGCGAGCTGTATCTCGTCAATCGCACCGAGTCCAAGGCCGCCACGGTCGCGGCGGAAATCCGCCGGCGCCACCTGCGGATGAAGGTGCAGCTGGGTTATCCGCGCGGCGACATCGATCTGGCCATCAATGCCACGTCGCTGGGATTGCTGCCCGGCGACGCCTTGCCGTGGGACGGCAGGCAGTTTTCCCTCCGCCAGGCCCACGCGGTGTATGACATGATTTATCGTCCGGCGGAAACGCCGTTCCTCGCCGCCGCCAAGGCCGGAGGCAGCAAAACCGCCAACGGGCTGGAAATGCTGCTCTACCAGGGCGCCGCGGCCTTTGAATTATGGACCGGCCATCGGGCGCCGTTGAACGTCATGCGGGCGGCATTGGAGGCAAACATTTATGGGACTTAG
- a CDS encoding DEAD/DEAH box helicase, translating to MPVELTESLLSNAAGWEAMKMARAYLAQGQVLSSFWEPPLLRGVVQAGDLSFRASLVIKDRIDIENLCTCRDARQWGKICAHSVAVGLHWLKSRQPGAAPAPRRSVASVPPPAPAKPVAGLRREANGEPAELWLILPPNFDQALTRGRIMVVFEAQWGGGRCPLNALPKGRAFAFAPADNAILDHVETLTRGETAAVLQLDAAQFAALLPRLAGHERLTLGKASSLTVSCSPLSLPLRATLEPNGEITLALKSRPPATLVGDWAWQAGTLQPLGLPPVARDVLRGPVRIPRLHVPQFLSQQWPQWQADGQVEANFRLEDFTLAPQAPRFLLELKGGLAQLTALLQCAYGPRIMTAGVTATDESVWLPDPEVPTRYATRDPAAERAALARLHRSGFSGPDAQGHWQLNGQGAVLNFFAREFPQLEREWVVNLEERLERSKRQNLERIEPRFEITSSGVQWFDLGVVFASSGGETFNAADIQRLLLSGQSHTRLKNGKLALIDTGAVEELQEVLLDCAPQQHANGYRLSQAQAGFLDASLREHGAWKFAAPAAWRERAAQQRGEAKLVCPPLGDLESVLRPYQKHGVAWLQFLRANGFGGILADEMGLGKTLQTLAHLRAARQCAAPAKGAAGPLPHLIVCPTSLVANWVAEARRFTPELKVLALHGTDRHTRFAGAATSDVVVTSYALIRRDTERYRELEFDTVVLDEAQHIKNRQTQNAQAVKAVRSRHRLVLTGTPLENSVLDLWSIFDFLMPGYLGTSKDFRERYELPITREKNTEAQARLARRLRPFLLRRLKREVAADLPAKIEQVSFCELTSDQRTVYQQVIEATRQEVLAAEGASSEAKSRMVALNALLRLRQICCDLRLLQLDNVNAANASGKLDLFDELLEEVIDGGHRVLVFSQFVSLLSLVKERLAREDIAFCYLDGSTADRARVVEQFQRDATIPVFLISLKAGGVGLNLTGADTVIHLDPWWNPAVEDQATDRAHRIGQTRVVTSYKLIARDTVEEKIVALQNRKREVIQATLGGEAEFAAALSWKEIQELLA from the coding sequence ATGCCGGTTGAACTGACCGAATCGCTGCTCAGCAACGCCGCCGGATGGGAGGCGATGAAGATGGCCCGCGCCTACCTCGCACAGGGCCAGGTGCTCAGTTCGTTTTGGGAACCGCCCTTGTTGCGTGGCGTCGTGCAGGCCGGTGACCTCTCGTTCCGCGCCTCGCTGGTCATCAAGGACCGCATCGACATCGAAAATCTGTGCACGTGCCGCGATGCGCGGCAGTGGGGAAAAATCTGCGCCCACAGCGTGGCGGTGGGCCTGCATTGGTTGAAGTCCCGCCAGCCCGGCGCCGCGCCCGCGCCGCGGCGTTCCGTTGCCAGCGTGCCGCCGCCGGCCCCGGCCAAACCCGTCGCCGGCCTGCGCCGCGAAGCGAATGGCGAGCCGGCCGAGTTGTGGCTCATTCTCCCGCCCAACTTCGACCAGGCGCTCACGCGGGGCCGGATCATGGTCGTCTTTGAAGCCCAATGGGGAGGAGGCCGCTGCCCGCTCAATGCCTTGCCCAAAGGACGCGCATTTGCCTTTGCGCCGGCGGACAACGCGATTTTGGATCATGTCGAAACCTTGACCCGCGGCGAAACGGCGGCGGTGTTGCAACTCGACGCGGCGCAATTTGCCGCTCTGCTGCCGCGGCTGGCGGGCCACGAGCGCCTCACCCTGGGCAAGGCCAGTTCACTGACGGTTTCGTGCTCGCCGCTGTCATTGCCCTTGCGCGCGACCCTGGAGCCGAATGGCGAAATCACCCTTGCCCTGAAGTCCAGGCCGCCGGCTACGCTCGTCGGTGACTGGGCCTGGCAGGCCGGAACCTTGCAGCCACTCGGCCTGCCGCCGGTGGCGCGCGATGTCTTGCGTGGGCCGGTGCGCATCCCGCGCCTGCACGTCCCTCAGTTTCTCAGCCAGCAGTGGCCGCAGTGGCAGGCCGACGGCCAGGTCGAGGCCAACTTCAGGCTGGAGGATTTCACCCTCGCCCCGCAGGCGCCGCGTTTTCTCCTCGAACTCAAAGGCGGACTCGCCCAGCTCACCGCCCTGCTCCAATGCGCCTACGGACCGCGCATCATGACCGCCGGCGTCACCGCCACGGACGAAAGCGTGTGGCTGCCCGATCCGGAAGTGCCCACGCGCTATGCCACGCGCGATCCGGCTGCCGAGCGCGCCGCCCTCGCCCGACTCCACCGCAGCGGTTTTTCCGGACCCGACGCACAGGGCCACTGGCAATTGAACGGCCAGGGCGCCGTGTTGAATTTCTTCGCCCGCGAATTCCCGCAGTTGGAGCGCGAATGGGTCGTGAACCTCGAAGAACGCCTCGAGCGCAGCAAGCGGCAGAATTTGGAACGCATCGAGCCGCGCTTTGAAATCACGTCGTCCGGCGTGCAGTGGTTTGATTTGGGCGTCGTGTTCGCCAGTTCGGGCGGCGAGACGTTCAACGCCGCCGACATCCAGCGGCTGCTGCTGTCCGGCCAGAGCCACACACGCCTGAAGAACGGCAAGCTGGCGCTCATCGACACCGGCGCGGTGGAGGAATTGCAGGAGGTGCTGCTCGATTGCGCACCGCAGCAACACGCGAACGGCTACCGCCTCAGCCAGGCGCAGGCGGGCTTTCTAGACGCCTCCCTGCGTGAGCACGGCGCCTGGAAGTTCGCAGCGCCGGCCGCGTGGCGCGAGCGGGCGGCCCAGCAACGCGGCGAAGCCAAACTCGTCTGTCCGCCGCTGGGCGATTTGGAATCCGTGTTGCGCCCGTATCAAAAACACGGCGTGGCGTGGCTCCAGTTTTTGCGGGCGAACGGCTTTGGCGGCATTCTCGCCGATGAGATGGGCCTCGGCAAAACGTTGCAGACCCTCGCGCACCTCCGCGCCGCACGGCAATGCGCGGCACCCGCCAAGGGTGCTGCCGGCCCGTTGCCGCACTTGATTGTTTGTCCGACGAGTCTCGTTGCGAACTGGGTGGCTGAAGCGCGCAGGTTCACGCCGGAACTCAAGGTGCTCGCCCTGCATGGCACCGACCGCCACACGCGCTTTGCGGGCGCAGCGACCAGCGACGTGGTTGTCACCAGCTACGCGCTGATCCGCCGCGACACGGAGCGGTATCGGGAACTGGAGTTCGACACCGTGGTCCTGGACGAAGCCCAGCACATCAAAAACCGCCAAACCCAGAACGCGCAGGCCGTCAAGGCGGTGCGGTCGCGCCACCGGCTCGTGCTCACCGGCACACCACTCGAAAACTCGGTGCTCGATCTGTGGTCCATCTTCGACTTTTTAATGCCCGGCTATCTGGGCACCTCGAAGGATTTCCGTGAACGCTACGAGCTGCCCATCACGCGCGAGAAGAACACCGAGGCGCAGGCGCGGCTGGCGCGCCGGTTGCGGCCGTTTTTGCTGCGCCGGCTCAAACGCGAAGTCGCCGCCGATTTGCCGGCGAAGATCGAGCAGGTTTCCTTTTGTGAACTGACCAGCGACCAGCGCACCGTGTATCAGCAGGTCATCGAAGCCACGCGCCAGGAGGTTCTGGCCGCCGAGGGCGCGTCGAGCGAAGCCAAAAGCCGCATGGTTGCCCTCAATGCCTTGTTGCGCCTGCGGCAGATTTGCTGCGACCTGCGGCTCCTGCAGCTCGACAACGTCAACGCCGCGAACGCTTCCGGCAAGCTGGACCTGTTCGATGAACTGCTGGAGGAAGTCATCGACGGCGGCCATCGCGTGCTGGTGTTCAGCCAGTTCGTAAGCCTCCTGAGCCTGGTCAAGGAACGGCTCGCCCGCGAGGACATCGCCTTTTGCTACCTCGATGGCTCGACCGCGGACCGCGCCCGCGTGGTGGAGCAATTTCAGCGGGACGCAACGATTCCGGTGTTTCTCATCAGCCTGAAGGCCGGCGGCGTGGGCTTGAATTTAACCGGTGCCGACACGGTGATTCATCTCGATCCCTGGTGGAATCCGGCCGTGGAGGATCAGGCAACAGACCGGGCGCACCGCATCGGCCAGACGCGCGTGGTCACGAGTTACAAACTCATCGCGCGGGACACCGTGGAGGAAAAAATTGTGGCGCTGCAAAACCGCAAACGCGAGGTGATTCAAGCGACGCTCGGCGGCGAAGCGGAATTTGCCGCGGCGTTGAGCTGGAAGGAAATCCAGGAGCTGCTCGCGTGA
- a CDS encoding prepilin peptidase, whose protein sequence is MGLSAVFDRSNWVGIPFHFWSAVIFWLGCMVGSFLNVCIHRMPLGLSVVHPPSHCPHCKYSIPWYLNVPLLTWLMLRGKCKNCGAPISIRYFLVELLTGLLFLASWLQFGGQSPVRALACCVLLAGLIAATFIDFEHFIIPDEITIGGIVVGFVLSFFLPELHGQTTLTGGITHSLAGIGVGGGVIYAILRLGKLLFGRQRVALPADTKIIFGETAVVLPDKEIPYEELFYRKSDVIVLQARTVELVDRGYRNVEVRLSPERLRIGGEDFDPETVKHLEAVSAEITLPREAMGFGDVKFMAAIGAFLGWQATIFSLMVSSMIGAAVGVGLIVLRKQQWSSRLPYGPYIALAAVVWLFGGRALWTELFLPR, encoded by the coding sequence ATGGGACTTAGCGCTGTTTTTGACCGCAGCAACTGGGTGGGGATTCCCTTTCATTTCTGGTCCGCCGTCATTTTCTGGCTGGGCTGCATGGTGGGCAGTTTTTTGAACGTCTGCATCCACCGGATGCCGCTCGGACTCAGCGTCGTTCATCCGCCGTCGCATTGTCCGCACTGCAAATACTCCATTCCGTGGTATCTGAACGTGCCGTTGCTGACGTGGTTGATGCTGCGGGGCAAATGCAAAAACTGCGGCGCGCCCATTTCGATCCGCTACTTTCTCGTCGAGCTGCTGACCGGACTGCTGTTTCTAGCCTCCTGGTTGCAGTTTGGCGGGCAGTCACCGGTCCGGGCGCTGGCCTGCTGTGTTTTGCTGGCGGGTTTGATCGCGGCCACGTTCATTGACTTCGAGCATTTCATCATTCCGGATGAAATCACCATCGGCGGCATCGTGGTGGGATTTGTGCTTTCGTTCTTCCTGCCCGAGTTGCACGGGCAAACCACGCTGACGGGCGGCATCACGCACAGCCTCGCCGGCATCGGGGTGGGTGGCGGGGTTATTTACGCTATTTTGCGGCTCGGCAAATTGCTGTTCGGGCGGCAACGCGTCGCGCTGCCCGCCGACACCAAAATCATTTTCGGCGAAACTGCCGTGGTGCTGCCGGACAAGGAAATCCCCTACGAGGAGCTGTTTTATCGCAAGAGCGATGTCATCGTGCTCCAGGCGCGCACGGTGGAACTGGTGGATCGCGGCTACCGCAACGTTGAAGTGCGGCTCAGTCCGGAGCGTTTGCGCATTGGCGGGGAGGATTTCGATCCCGAGACGGTGAAACATCTCGAAGCCGTGAGTGCGGAGATCACACTGCCGCGGGAGGCCATGGGGTTCGGCGACGTGAAATTCATGGCCGCCATCGGAGCCTTCCTCGGCTGGCAGGCCACCATTTTCTCGCTTATGGTCAGTTCCATGATCGGCGCCGCAGTAGGCGTGGGGTTGATCGTGCTGCGCAAACAACAATGGTCCTCGCGCCTGCCCTACGGACCCTACATCGCGCTGGCCGCAGTCGTCTGGTTGTTCGGCGGGCGCGCCCTTTGGACGGAATTATTCCTGCCGCGCTGA